GTAAAGGAGAATGCTGGTTTAAGAATCACAAAGCAGGCACAGGCCTGTGTTTCAACTGCCTACAAAGATCTATCAACCTTGTTCGAGCCCTAGATGGCCCCCAGTGTGAGAACAGAACACATCAACCAGCTAGAATTGAGGGTGGTCCATCTGGCAATCTATTCTTTTTACTGTTCCTGAGATAGTGTCACATGCTGGTCATACTAGTTGTGACTGTCAGATAATTTAGCCATTATAGACACTCTTCACTTTGCACAGAACCTCAGGTAGGCCCATCCACTGAGAGCAACTTGCCGTCTAAGACTGTACATTGATGCAGCAGATTCATTGTTGAGAATTAGTGTCCTAGATCTGGGGCAAGTTGGGCATGGAGACTTTTTCACCAATGCCAAGTCAACTCATTGCCAAATGTGGTTCTCCATGATAGAGCTGGAAGCCTGCTGTGACAGCCTGCACTAGTCCACTACTGGCCCCACCATCTACTGTATAACTTTCTACTTCCACTGCTGATTTTTTCCACGTTGCACAGAATTCAGCAAATAGGCCAAGATGCTCCAAGATGGCCAACAAGGCCTTACTTGCTACCACTAGTTTTGCTATTGGTCAGAACACTTCCTCCCTCCCAACTTCCTCCCTGGGCAATTTGGTATTCCAAATGGATTGGAAGATTTGGCACCCCCTGACCAGGTCACATCACCTGTGATGTGGGTTTGGCATCTCACTGTTGTGGTGTTTAGTATTAAACAGAGTTTAACCATTATCAGCAAATTGCAGAGAGAAAGTTAAAATCAATACTTTACAAATACAGGTCATTTTATGAGTCACATTATGACGTGCTTTTACATCCTCAGACTCAGCTGCGCATCGATTCCTTCTTCCGTCTGGAGCAGCAGGAGAGGCAGGCCATCCGCAGCCAGCGCTTACGTCGAGCTGTCATCTGCCTCAAGAGGAAGGAGCGCGATGGGGCAGATAATGAAGCAGAGAGCAGTGAAGATGAAAAGATCTCACCAGTCAAGAAAGGGAAGAATGCCAAAGAGAAAGGAACTGATGTTACGCCTGCAGGGATGTTTGGGGGAGGTTTTATTGGGTTGGACATGAGTTCTAACAGTCCAGAAGAGAAGATGATTGTGGGCAAAGATGAGAAACAGCCTAAAACAGTAAAGAGTGAGCCGTTGAAAGTCaaatccagcagcagcagcagcagtagttcAGAAGATGAACTCGAACATAAGAATAGAGCCACTATGGTTATCGCACAGTCTGTATTTGAGGGGAAAACAAGAGGAAGGGGAAGAAGAGGTGggcgaggaggaagaggaaagacCAAGAAAAACTTATGATGACAAATTacctaaatattatttttgtatatctaTAAGGCAAAAGGTGACTAAAGCCTATGATGTGaatgaaataacattaaattatgGCAGAAAACTGAGgtaatatatttatgtacaaTGCTTCCACAATTTGATCATGCATATtcttgtacttttttaaataaaaaaaaaatcagttgacAGATAAATTTCACCGTGCAAGAAAATGGAGTGTCTGAATGACAGATTTTGCTCAGTAAATATTACCTGTTGcttcttaaaatgtatttataattatgtagtCCACAGGGTCctaaccctggtcctggagaacctgttgtcctgcacattttagtgtctTCTCTGCTTTCAACATGCCTGATTCAACTAATTAATTACTTAACAGCCTTCCTGACTTGAAGTCGTGTGTTAGAAcaagaaaaacactaaaatgtgacAGACAGAGACTCTTCAAGAATTGGTAACTCACTGTATGTGCATGCACATGCTAACtgactaaatgtaaataatatcaATTACAGGACTTTCTAGCACTAGCTAGCACAGATATCTAGCAGAGATATCATTCCATCATCTTCATGACTAGGTGAAGCCAAGTTAATAAAAACAGCCCACTCTTCTTTGTCACTGTGCATTCAAAGGTCTATTAAAAACCAGCAGAAGGCAAAACCATATTTGGCCATAAAATCCCACCCACTCTCATTTCCTGTATGTCATCCAGACAGCTATTGTTTTCTTCACCCCATTTTGGATCTGCTTTCTCACCTTCTATCTATGGAAATCACTCAAGATCTTGTCTTAATACTTAGTTTCATGTGgcaggtgtgtgcgtgtgtgtgtgtgtatgtgtgaaaggCATGCTATGCATAGCCTTATCCTCAGTCCTCTGGTTATATTTCTGTCCTGTGGTATCTGGTGGGTCTCCTTCCACTGGCTGACCTACTTCTCTGAAACTCTGCCCTGCTAGTTAGAGTTTGACGCTCATGTCTGGACAGAGAGTGGACACACATTTTGAACCTGGCTTACCTCGGTTTACTCAACACACCCAGAACCTACACACAGCCATGGAGCAGGAGCCTGCAGAGGAGACTGAGACTCAGGGTGGGTTGATCATGGATCGATTGTTTCTTTATGTTCATACTGTGGAAACTCACAATTCAAACTGCATAGCATTTAATGTACATACACGTTTGTGTAAACAGAGACGGATTAACTTAATCTCTGTAGAGGTTTTCTTGATGCATATTGCCTGTAAACCAAAgcaaataaaattcagaaagtgttaatttaCTGCATAGAAATATCACCAATGAGAAACTTCTTTCTCAAAATGTAAGGTGACGATAACAAGATTTTATATAGTAAAGAATATTTCAGTTATATAACTGTGGATTAATGGTACAGCCTATGATCTGCATGGGATAAGAACACCTGTTGGAAATCCAGAACAATAACCGTCATGTTAGACACATTTCCACAAGTTACAAAATACTGCAGCTGTTTATGGCCTTAGGAGCTCAGTCTAAAAATAGAGGATAATAGCgttgggggtgggggttgtTTAGCTAAATGTTGGGGGTAGATTACtctgtttaaacttttaaacttttcatGCATACCATGATCAATCAATTTTGTACCTTGACTGACTATTAATCTCAGAAGCTCTCCATAAATTAAAGTCTctatatgaagaaaaaaaaaaaaaaaacccagcactCATAAAATTCAAATGTGTAAGGGTAATTTGGTTGGATTAATTTCAGTTCCatgcaaatgagaaaaaagtgaACTTTCAGTGAACTATAATTCTAACTAGCTAACTTGTAttgttaattaacattttgaCCCAATGCCCCAGTATCAATTATCCATACTTTTTCCTATGTAGTAAAATAGCCATTATTTGAATAGTTAAAAAAAGGTGCCTGTAACTGATTAAACAGTGTATAAAGTATTTGAAGTCTACATTGCTTATAATAAGGCTTCAATCAATTCTAAGTTATTTGAATACCTGCTCATTTCACCTCATACAGATTCATTCACTTGCACAGTTAATGAtgaaggattttcatccaacacaaaatttttttttttttaattttcccattacaaagaaaatatgTACTTTCCACTCAGTATTTTTCCACAAACCTTGGTTGTTCTGTAAGctacatgttttttgggagtCATAGGTTACTTTTTTGCCTCAGCAATCTTCAATTAAACTTAACAGGGTGATGTATGATCCctctatgtatttatttttaaatgtctatTTTAAATCTCTGGCTCTAAGTATATGTGCAGGCAAGTGCGGCTTCCTACACCCAAAAACATCTGAGGtaaaacatctgaaaaatgaGTTCCAAGAAGAAGTTAAAAAACACTAGAATCTAAATCAGATAAGTGCCATAATATCTATCACTAAAATGTATACTGATGGGTGagaaatgaatggaaaaaattTAACGTAACATGTCTTAGAAAGGTGTTAGGCCACTCTGAGCTGGCAGGAACACATGATCATGTGCCTTGACGTAGATTCTACACATCACTGGAACTGCAATGGAAGGATGAACACAATACTTCCAAGAGATAGTCACataattggtgttttgatgatggtggtggtgaacaTGTCCAAAACCTCCCATTggtgttcaactgggttgagatctatTGACTATGAAAGCCATAGcctatgatttacatcattttcatactcgacaaaccattcagtgagctctcgtgccctgtggatggaggCGTGGTTATCCTGGGAGAggccactcccatcaggatagaaatgtttcatcataggataaaggcaatcagtcagaagaactttgtattgatttgcattgacgcttccctctaaggggacaagtgaaCACAATTAAGCCAGCAAAATAATCACAGCATAATAAAGCCACTAGTTTTTGCATTagtttgtcacctgtctgtactTGTTATTAGCTGGATATTAGCATGCAAGCTAGTCTGTATCATTAGATTTATGCTAGCTGATGTATGGGGGAATCAGATAATAGAATTTTTGTCATTAACTGGCTTTTAGTTCATCTTCACTGACTTTCCATGAGCAAGCTCTAATTTTATCATTCAAAATCACTGAACGATTTAAGAGTTTGTACTTTTGTACTCTAATTTAAGTAAAGAATTTGAAGCTACTGTATATTTCAACTTTTAAGATAGTTTTGTTTTAGATGAGTATGTGAGcatttacttgagtaaagaatttgTGTACTTCTACCCCTTTTTTCCAAATAATTTCCTTTTCCATTGTTGCTTGTGTTTCATGCCACAGAAGTTACTCCAGATGCTGAGCTGGCAGCAGCTATTACGAAGAGACATTTCCGACCATCTCTGATCAAATCCGAAGCGTGGGAGGGATATACATTTGCCAATCTGGAGATTAAAATCAAAGAGTCGACTGATTGTTACGGTGCTGTGCTATGGCCCTCAGTAAGTTTCCTTTTGCTGACCAGACTACTCAAGTATTCAAACCACTGTTTTGTAATTGGCGTATTTACcgttagttttattttttttaccaggCCATGGTGTTGTGTCATTTTCTTGACACCCATCAGGAAAAATACAACCTTGTAGATAAGAACATCATTGAGATAGGTGCTGGAACAGGATTGGTTACTATAGTGTGCAGCCTTCTAGGTAAGAATGATACTATGCAAtagtttcatatttcattttagtCATCTTAGTCATACAGTGACAGCATCTTCATATTTTGAAGTCATTTTCCTAACTTACAGGCGCAAAAGTGACGTCCACCGACCTCCCAGATGTTCTTGGTAACCTGCGCTACAACGTGAGCCGCAACACCAGGGGGCGCTGTCGCTACGAGCCCCATGTGACAGAGCTCACCTGGGGGCAGCAGCTAGAAGAGCGTTTCCCACGCGCATCGTGTCGCTATGACTACCTCATGGCAGCAGATGTTGTTTACTCCCACCCATACCTTAACGAACTGATGGAGACATTTGAACACCTGTGCTCAGAGGACACTGTTATACTTTGGGCAATGAGGTTCCGCCTAGACCCTGAGAATAGCTTTGTGGACCGATTTAGAGCCCGCTTTCATCTGGAAGAGCTTTATGACTTGCCCAGCCTGCACATTAAGTTGTACAGGGCGCAGAAGAAAGTCTCAGGCTCACAAAGTCAATCTGGGGCTGCAGCGTAGAATTAGGGATGGCAGCTGTCCAGGATTTATTGTTCATGGATGTGTGTTAAAACTCCTAACTTCACTGTGGGTGGGCTAATAAATTTGCTCTGAATACTTTCACTTGGCAGCtaaaaatattccaaatttCGTAGGTTAATGTAATTCACATTCATTTTCTGAAGTGGTGAATGCATTTAAAGATCTAATGAATCAAAAACACCTAACACTGAATATAGAGTGTGTTTGAATAAAGCAGACACAAACCTATATTCAGATTTACGGTATAAGTTTAAGTACGTTGCTTCACGGCTAACTGTAGCTCTCTggcctgggatttgaactcacagcctGCCACTAGTACAGAGCTACTACTACTGTTCACTACACgtcattatttattcaattatttcCAAGAAATTTGAAGAACTGGATCTGTGCCGAGGTTAAAATGCTTATTAAGACCAAACCGAGTTTTAGAACCTCTGATGGAGCGTGCATTAATCCACACACCCTCCTACCTCAGACGGTTTTCATTCCTGGTGCAACCCCTTGGGCCCGGTTTCTAATCTCTGTGTCTCGTCTATGACTGTGCTGTGCTGTACAAAAATAACCAGTGGAGTCAACGGATAGTTACAAAAACAGTACTACCTAATTtaccattttataatttaagtAACTTGTTGTCGTTCATCTTTCgtctgctcccgttaggggtcgccacagcggatcactggtccATGTATCTGatagcacagtttttacgccagatgcccttcctgatgcagccctccccggttttatccgggcttgggacctgcactgagagtgcactgttgcacacaacccctggagttggttccctggccaggaatcgcaCCCAGGCCtcagcggtgagagcgctgtggtcctccagggaccttattatttaagtaatttgagtgagtgaagtgacttgtggccaagtatagtgacccatactcggaatttgtgctctgcatttaacccatccaagtacacacacacacacacacacacacacacacagtgggcagcctttttgctgcggcgcccggggagcagttgggggttcggtgccttgctcaaggccTCAGTCTCACCTCGCCtgcctcaccagcctcaccTTGCCtgcctcagtcgtggtattccctgctggacctgagactcaaacccacgaccttcaggttaaccttcgggttacaagtccgactctctaaccattaggccacgactgcccccatttGCTAGCCATAAATTAGATATATCAGGCCTACTACTTTGTAATTAAAACTAAAGACTTAAACATAGGACTGAGGCAAAATTAACAGCACAAATGGTAATGCTCATGCTTTCATCCAGGCAAAATGTCAAAAAGTTGGACTGCTTTTGCCATCGGACCACTCAGTATCCAGGGTGCTCAGTTTTCCAAATGACTTTTCTGACTATATTTACAACCAAAGTGCCTATCTGTCCTCTTTAATTGTGAGTTATAAAAACTTCAGCTTGTGTTCATTTTATCAGCATTAAATTACTGTAAGTGAGAATATTGTTAATGGATCATGAAAAGAACCAGAATCAGTTTTATTGTCCAATTAACattatgaaatgaatgaaagtattaaatattagaatACGCAATGATTTTTGCAGTATGTGACTATGGAACGTACACATTGTACAGTACAGAAGGTGCTGTGATTACATTTCATATGCATATTtcactgtatgtacagtatgaagATGTATGACATGTAGAATGGATCGTCAACTCTTTTATTCTTGACTGTAATGTCCTGCCACTAGTCACCTCGTACACTCCCGTTAAAGGTTAAAACTGCAGGCAAATACAGTCTTAATGATCAAATTGCACATCTGACTTCTCCACTAGAATGTCTTACAGTAAAATACGTGATATTTTAAATGGCAGTGGATAATGGTTTCTTTGTGTCTTcctaacaaaatgtaaatgaaccAGTTTTTcaaataacttttaaactgtTTGGTACTTGTGCTATAAACCTCATGccaaaatctttcatttttggACTTATTTCTGCACAGAAAAGTATTTTTACTGTATGTGAACTAGAGATGGCACCAATCTAATACCCAGGATCTGTATTGGGTTgatatcagagaaaaaagaatgaatttgatcTGACCAtttaacaaatggaaaagatttaggattttttttttttttttaactggaaatgTTATGTCTCTGGAAATGAAGTGTCTCTCCATATAAAAAGAATTGATACATAAAGAGATATTTTTTtggttaggattgatttttatcatatttatatttttaaactttattacatttattataatacCAATATAAGTCATTTTTGTGTGCTGGGTTTTGTGCAAGTCagtgcttcatttaaaaaaaatcattttaaagctaagtagtttttaaaggaaaaaatatcagCTGTTTATggatatcagctgatactcaaggttgcAGTCTCAGTATCAGAACTGGAAAAGAATAAGTGGTATCCTGCTATCTCTAATATCTGTATTTAATTCatgtttgtatttaattaaCTTCTACAGTAAACTTGATGTCAAATGAATTTATTCGTGGACTCTATCATTTCTGTGAGAGATAAAGGCCTTGCATTAAGTGAATTCATATTCCAgtcatatccacacacacacacacacacacacacacacacacacacacacacacacacacacacacacacacatacacacacaccttaaatcTTTCAACTTAAACCTTTcacaa
This Pangasianodon hypophthalmus isolate fPanHyp1 chromosome 26, fPanHyp1.pri, whole genome shotgun sequence DNA region includes the following protein-coding sequences:
- the mettl21e gene encoding methyltransferase like 21e is translated as MSGQRVDTHFEPGLPRFTQHTQNLHTAMEQEPAEETETQEVTPDAELAAAITKRHFRPSLIKSEAWEGYTFANLEIKIKESTDCYGAVLWPSAMVLCHFLDTHQEKYNLVDKNIIEIGAGTGLVTIVCSLLGAKVTSTDLPDVLGNLRYNVSRNTRGRCRYEPHVTELTWGQQLEERFPRASCRYDYLMAADVVYSHPYLNELMETFEHLCSEDTVILWAMRFRLDPENSFVDRFRARFHLEELYDLPSLHIKLYRAQKKVSGSQSQSGAAA